Proteins encoded within one genomic window of Saccharopolyspora pogona:
- a CDS encoding regulatory protein RecX has translation MQMNRDGTRRGSGARSRVPDDAPPGGSSDAADDAKPRRKPDDAEQLARDTVYRLLAARARSCSELRQALLRKEIDEDVADAVLQKFVDAGLVDDASFAEEWVHSRQRYQGLGRKALGFELRRKGVEEHVVEAALSTVDGDAEVEQARELVQRKLRTMANLDHAAKMRRMVGMLTRKGYSEGLAFRVVREEIERSGADVPDPDLESP, from the coding sequence ATGCAGATGAACCGTGACGGTACGCGTCGGGGGAGCGGTGCACGGAGCCGCGTCCCCGACGACGCCCCGCCGGGTGGTTCCTCGGACGCGGCGGATGACGCGAAGCCGCGGCGCAAGCCGGACGACGCCGAGCAGCTGGCCCGCGACACGGTGTACCGGCTGCTGGCGGCCCGCGCGCGTAGCTGCTCGGAGTTGCGACAAGCCTTGCTGCGCAAGGAGATCGACGAGGACGTCGCGGACGCGGTGCTGCAGAAGTTCGTCGACGCGGGCCTGGTCGACGACGCCTCGTTCGCCGAGGAGTGGGTGCATTCGAGGCAGCGGTACCAAGGGCTGGGGCGCAAGGCGCTCGGTTTCGAGCTGCGCCGCAAGGGTGTCGAAGAGCACGTGGTTGAAGCGGCGCTGTCCACTGTGGATGGCGATGCGGAGGTCGAGCAGGCGCGCGAGCTGGTGCAGCGCAAGCTCCGCACGATGGCAAACCTGGACCACGCGGCGAAGATGCGCCGCATGGTGGGCATGCTGACCCGCAAGGGCTATTCCGAAGGGCTGGCTTTCCGCGTGGTGCGAGAGGAAATTGAGCGCTCCGGCGCCGACGTCCCGGACCCCGACCTCGAATCCCCGTGA
- a CDS encoding DUF4383 domain-containing protein, giving the protein MRMDRYLPPDHPLSRFYRVAAAIFGAFLLVFGAFGLANRVPLFTTSGIDIIGLSSNGLLALVSVVVGVLLIGAAAWGGPVASTTTAAIGVLFFLSGLINLGLLNTPWNVFAFKLPNVVFSLIAGMLLMFFGFYGRLSGGLPQDNPYVRYRHHEPPAQDVPEQRLADERRIAELEQICRAEVAVAEGHPTPEQHRLVQSEAYRHMQEERRRAYQHYQDAGRTPEQQISAQNLWADFEVPERRPPQRPTAERQEGSES; this is encoded by the coding sequence ATGCGAATGGACCGCTACCTGCCACCCGACCACCCGCTGAGCCGGTTCTACCGGGTCGCGGCCGCCATCTTCGGTGCCTTCCTGCTGGTCTTCGGCGCGTTCGGGCTGGCCAACCGGGTTCCGCTGTTCACCACCAGCGGCATCGACATCATCGGGCTATCCAGCAACGGCCTGCTGGCCCTGGTCTCGGTCGTGGTCGGCGTCCTCCTGATCGGCGCCGCGGCCTGGGGCGGACCGGTCGCCTCCACCACCACCGCCGCCATCGGGGTGCTGTTCTTCCTGTCCGGGCTGATCAACCTGGGCCTGCTGAACACGCCCTGGAACGTGTTCGCCTTCAAGCTGCCGAACGTGGTGTTCAGCCTGATCGCGGGCATGCTGCTGATGTTCTTCGGGTTCTACGGCCGGCTCAGCGGCGGCCTGCCGCAGGACAACCCCTACGTGCGCTACCGGCACCACGAGCCACCCGCCCAGGACGTCCCGGAGCAGCGGCTGGCCGATGAACGGCGGATCGCCGAGCTCGAACAGATCTGCCGGGCCGAGGTCGCCGTCGCCGAGGGCCATCCAACGCCGGAGCAGCACCGGCTGGTGCAGTCCGAGGCGTACCGGCACATGCAGGAGGAACGGCGCCGGGCCTACCAGCACTACCAGGACGCGGGGCGCACCCCCGAGCAGCAGATCAGCGCGCAGAACCTGTGGGCGGACTTCGAGGTGCCGGAACGCCGACCCCCGCAGCGGCCGACCGCCGAGCGGCAGGAGGGCTCGGAGTCCTAG
- the eda gene encoding bifunctional 4-hydroxy-2-oxoglutarate aldolase/2-dehydro-3-deoxy-phosphogluconate aldolase encodes MNTAAEVLDLAPVVPVVALDDVAHAVPLAEALLRGGIRTIEVTLRTPAGLPAIERIAAEVPEMVAGAGTITEPGQAKRAADAGARYLVTPGTTDRLLDDIDASGVPYLAGAGTVSEAMRLAERGATAMKFFPAEPSGGVPFLKAIAGPLPDLKFCPTGGISPQTAPNYLALPNVGCVGGSWLAPKDLLAAGDWARIEQLAREAAALRSPQG; translated from the coding sequence ATGAACACTGCAGCTGAAGTGCTGGATCTCGCCCCGGTGGTGCCGGTCGTGGCGTTGGATGACGTCGCGCACGCCGTGCCGCTGGCCGAAGCCCTGCTGCGCGGCGGAATCCGCACCATCGAGGTCACGCTGCGCACCCCGGCCGGGCTGCCCGCGATCGAACGCATCGCCGCCGAGGTGCCCGAGATGGTCGCCGGGGCGGGCACGATCACCGAACCAGGTCAGGCCAAGCGGGCCGCCGACGCCGGGGCGCGTTACCTGGTCACGCCCGGGACGACCGACCGGCTGCTCGACGACATCGACGCATCCGGGGTGCCGTACCTGGCCGGCGCGGGCACGGTGTCGGAGGCGATGCGGCTGGCCGAGCGCGGGGCCACGGCGATGAAGTTCTTCCCCGCCGAGCCCAGCGGCGGTGTGCCGTTCCTCAAGGCGATCGCCGGGCCGCTGCCGGACCTGAAGTTCTGCCCGACCGGCGGGATCAGCCCGCAGACCGCGCCGAACTACCTCGCGCTGCCCAACGTGGGCTGCGTCGGCGGATCGTGGTTGGCGCCGAAGGACCTGCTCGCCGCCGGCGACTGGGCGCGGATCGAGCAACTGGCCCGAGAAGCCGCCGCACTGCGCTCCCCGCAGGGCTAG
- a CDS encoding HAD family hydrolase, whose protein sequence is MNHIVWDWNGTIFSDNHAVVSAVNEVCTAFDREHIDLDEWRSVFSRPLLQCYERLLRRSLSDEDWARIDVLYHEAYRDLLHTCGLANGVPDVLQEWTTVGRSQSLLSMWFHDELVPMVAKYELTALFKQVDGLRAGIGGGSKAAHLERHLAELGLAPQEAVVIGDVVDDAEAAAHAGANCVLVTTGVMSRSALEAAGVPVADSVQEAVSWLA, encoded by the coding sequence GTGAACCACATCGTGTGGGACTGGAATGGGACGATCTTTTCGGATAATCACGCCGTGGTCTCGGCGGTGAACGAGGTCTGCACCGCCTTCGATCGAGAACACATCGACCTCGACGAGTGGCGGTCCGTATTCAGCCGTCCGCTGTTGCAGTGCTACGAGCGGCTGCTGCGCCGCTCGCTGAGTGACGAAGACTGGGCGCGCATCGACGTGCTCTACCATGAGGCGTACCGGGATCTACTGCACACCTGCGGCCTGGCAAACGGAGTTCCCGATGTGTTGCAGGAGTGGACCACGGTGGGCCGCAGTCAGTCCCTGCTGTCCATGTGGTTCCACGATGAGTTGGTGCCGATGGTGGCGAAGTACGAGCTCACTGCGCTTTTCAAGCAGGTTGACGGTCTTCGGGCGGGAATTGGAGGGGGGTCGAAGGCTGCCCACCTGGAGCGGCATCTGGCCGAGCTGGGCCTTGCCCCACAGGAAGCTGTCGTGATCGGCGACGTGGTGGACGATGCTGAAGCGGCGGCCCACGCAGGCGCCAACTGTGTGCTGGTGACAACTGGGGTTATGAGCAGAAGTGCCTTGGAAGCGGCTGGTGTCCCCGTCGCTGACTCCGTTCAAGAAGCTGTGTCTTGGCTTGCATGA
- the edd gene encoding phosphogluconate dehydratase: MARPPQHVVEQVTQRIAERSAATRTAYLERIRAAGAVGPARTELPCSNLAHGFAACSGADRLAVRGATKPGVAIVSAYNDMLSAHQPYAEFPAWLKDAVREAGGVAQFAGGVPAMCDGITQGRTGMELSLFSRDVIAMATGVALSHEMFDGALLLGVCDKIVPGLLIGGLSFGHLPTVLVPAGPMPSGLPNREKSRIRQLFAEGKASREDLLEAESASYHSAGTCTFYGTANSNQLVVEVMGLHLPGSSFVPPGTPLRKALTEEAARRVVQLGRGADYTPIGEIIDERAIVNGVVALLATGGSTNHTLHLVAIAAAAGIELTWDDFSDLSAVVPSLAKVYPNGSADINHFAAAGGVQTLVGELLDAGLLHPDVKTVAGPGLDRYRQQPFLEGGELVWSDAPAKSLDPDVLRGVDEPFAPDGGLRVLDGNLGRSVIKVSAVSAERRTVTAPARVFDDQHGFTAAFQAGELDHDVVVVIRNQGPQANGMPELHGLTPALGVLMDRGHQVALVTDGRMSGASGKIPAAIQLTPEASAGGPLARVRDGDVVRLDADRGTLEVLVPDDELAARDNAPVAPGAQFGTGRELFAAFRQAVGRADRGASVFAQLQAQPTDATV, from the coding sequence ATGGCGCGGCCACCGCAGCACGTCGTCGAACAAGTCACCCAGCGGATCGCGGAGCGCAGTGCCGCGACCCGCACCGCGTACCTCGAACGCATCCGAGCGGCCGGGGCAGTCGGCCCGGCCCGCACTGAGTTGCCCTGCAGCAACCTCGCGCACGGCTTCGCGGCGTGCAGCGGTGCTGACCGGCTTGCGGTGCGTGGAGCCACCAAACCGGGCGTCGCGATCGTGTCCGCGTACAACGACATGCTCTCCGCGCACCAGCCCTACGCCGAGTTCCCGGCGTGGCTGAAGGACGCGGTGCGCGAGGCTGGCGGTGTCGCCCAGTTCGCCGGTGGCGTGCCCGCCATGTGCGACGGCATCACCCAGGGCCGCACCGGGATGGAGCTGTCGCTGTTCTCCCGCGACGTCATCGCGATGGCCACCGGTGTCGCGCTCTCCCACGAGATGTTCGACGGTGCCCTGCTGCTCGGCGTGTGCGACAAGATCGTGCCGGGCCTGCTGATCGGTGGGCTGTCGTTCGGGCACCTGCCGACCGTGCTGGTCCCCGCCGGGCCGATGCCCTCCGGACTGCCCAACCGGGAGAAGAGCCGCATCCGGCAGCTATTCGCCGAGGGCAAGGCCAGCCGCGAGGACCTACTGGAAGCCGAGTCGGCGTCGTACCACTCGGCCGGCACCTGCACGTTCTACGGCACCGCCAACTCCAACCAGCTCGTCGTCGAGGTCATGGGCCTGCACCTGCCAGGATCGAGCTTCGTGCCGCCGGGCACCCCGCTGCGCAAGGCCCTCACCGAGGAGGCCGCCCGTCGCGTCGTGCAACTCGGGCGCGGCGCGGACTACACGCCGATCGGCGAGATCATCGACGAACGGGCCATCGTCAACGGCGTGGTCGCGCTGCTGGCCACCGGCGGCTCCACCAACCACACGCTGCACCTGGTGGCCATCGCCGCCGCGGCCGGGATCGAGCTGACCTGGGACGACTTCTCCGACCTGTCCGCGGTCGTGCCGTCGCTGGCGAAGGTCTACCCCAACGGTTCGGCCGACATCAACCACTTCGCCGCCGCCGGGGGCGTGCAGACGCTCGTCGGCGAGCTGCTCGACGCCGGCCTGCTGCACCCCGACGTCAAGACGGTCGCCGGGCCGGGGCTGGACCGGTACCGGCAGCAGCCGTTCCTGGAGGGCGGCGAGCTCGTGTGGTCGGATGCGCCCGCGAAGAGCCTGGACCCGGACGTGCTGCGCGGCGTCGATGAGCCTTTCGCGCCCGACGGCGGCCTGCGGGTGCTGGACGGAAACCTCGGCCGCTCGGTGATCAAGGTGTCCGCGGTCAGCGCGGAGCGCCGCACCGTCACCGCGCCCGCCCGGGTCTTCGACGACCAGCACGGCTTCACCGCCGCGTTCCAGGCAGGCGAACTGGACCACGACGTCGTGGTGGTGATCCGCAACCAGGGCCCGCAGGCCAACGGCATGCCTGAGCTGCACGGGCTGACCCCCGCGCTGGGCGTGCTGATGGACCGCGGCCACCAGGTCGCGCTGGTCACCGACGGCCGGATGTCCGGCGCGTCCGGCAAGATCCCGGCGGCCATCCAGCTGACCCCGGAGGCCAGCGCGGGTGGGCCGCTGGCCCGCGTCCGCGACGGCGACGTGGTCCGGCTGGACGCCGACCGCGGCACGCTGGAGGTGCTGGTGCCCGACGACGAGCTCGCCGCCCGCGACAACGCACCGGTCGCGCCCGGAGCCCAGTTCGGCACCGGCCGCGAGCTGTTCGCGGCGTTCCGGCAGGCTGTCGGGCGGGCCGACCGCGGCGCCAGCGTGTTCGCCCAGCTGCAGGCACAGCCGACCGACGCGACCGTCTGA
- a CDS encoding DUF3046 domain-containing protein yields MRHTAFRQRMADEFGRVRAEMLAQDHVFSLLGGRTVDQALEAGLSTKEVWQAVCEVFEVPAERR; encoded by the coding sequence ATGCGCCACACAGCTTTCCGCCAACGCATGGCCGACGAATTCGGCCGGGTCCGCGCCGAGATGCTGGCCCAGGACCACGTTTTCTCGTTGCTCGGCGGGCGCACGGTCGACCAGGCCCTGGAAGCCGGGCTGTCGACCAAGGAGGTCTGGCAGGCCGTCTGCGAGGTTTTCGAAGTTCCCGCCGAACGGCGCTAG
- the ltrA gene encoding group II intron reverse transcriptase/maturase — protein sequence MGRNGNDGLPGDGRSIGDWASVPWRKLETTVYRLQKRIFRASCRGDVAVVRSLQRLLMKSEAARCLAVRRVTQDNQGKHTAGIDGVASVPPDQRWLLVDRLRHPETIKPRPVRRVWIPKPGKAEKRPLGIPVMLDRALQALAKLALDPEWEARFEPNSYGFRPARSAHDAIAAIFDATCKKDKYVLDADIAGCFDNIAHEPLLAKLATFPQLRRLIKGWLTAGVMEGKALEATWRGSPQGGVISPLLALIALHGLETVITSAFGSRDRPQVVVYADDFVVLHPTRAGIEKAQHIAEQWLNGIGLRLKAAKTRITHTRLALDGPAGFEFLGFHIRRYVTKEHRPGSDGRKQPVIKTLIKPSKDSVKRHHRAMRDIVRTRKTAPHEALISALNPVIRGWSMYYRTVVAKKVFASCDYRLFSTLLHWAGRRHPKKSAGWVFAKYWRRRDQGRLEFATLDGPRLAVHADIPIKRHVKVRGHASPYDGNLVYWANRLRDHPLTTSRTAILLRRQRGKCAHCRLLFTDADTITIKQFAPPQWNGLTDLTRMRALHQHCRDNTSDQTKRVDIAEVFTPRTT from the coding sequence GTGGGAAGAAACGGAAACGACGGCCTGCCCGGTGACGGGCGGTCGATCGGAGACTGGGCATCGGTTCCCTGGCGGAAGCTGGAGACCACGGTGTACCGCCTGCAAAAGCGCATCTTCCGAGCCTCGTGTCGTGGCGACGTGGCGGTAGTTCGTAGTTTGCAACGCTTGTTGATGAAATCGGAAGCCGCTCGCTGTCTGGCGGTGCGCCGGGTGACGCAGGACAACCAGGGCAAGCACACGGCCGGGATCGACGGAGTCGCCTCCGTCCCGCCCGACCAGCGCTGGCTACTTGTGGATCGCCTGCGGCACCCGGAGACGATCAAACCGAGACCCGTGCGTCGGGTCTGGATTCCCAAGCCCGGCAAGGCGGAGAAGCGCCCGCTGGGTATTCCCGTCATGCTGGATCGGGCACTTCAAGCACTGGCGAAGCTGGCCCTGGACCCCGAGTGGGAAGCCAGGTTTGAGCCGAACAGCTACGGTTTCCGCCCGGCCCGTTCAGCGCATGATGCAATTGCGGCGATCTTCGATGCGACCTGTAAGAAGGACAAGTACGTCCTAGATGCAGACATCGCCGGATGCTTCGACAACATCGCGCATGAACCACTCCTGGCCAAACTCGCCACGTTCCCCCAGTTGCGTCGTCTGATCAAGGGATGGCTCACCGCCGGGGTCATGGAGGGCAAGGCTCTGGAGGCTACCTGGCGGGGCAGCCCGCAAGGTGGGGTCATTTCACCGTTGCTGGCGTTGATCGCCCTGCACGGTCTGGAAACAGTGATCACCTCAGCGTTCGGCAGCCGAGACCGACCTCAGGTCGTGGTCTATGCCGACGACTTCGTGGTCCTGCATCCAACCCGTGCGGGGATCGAGAAGGCCCAGCACATCGCGGAGCAATGGCTGAACGGGATCGGGTTGCGGCTGAAAGCGGCCAAGACCAGGATCACTCACACCCGCCTCGCTCTCGATGGGCCAGCCGGTTTCGAGTTTCTGGGTTTCCACATCCGTCGCTACGTGACCAAGGAACATCGGCCAGGTAGCGACGGGCGGAAACAGCCCGTGATCAAGACGCTCATCAAACCCAGCAAGGACTCCGTCAAGCGGCATCATCGAGCCATGCGGGACATCGTCCGAACGCGGAAGACAGCGCCGCACGAGGCGCTGATCAGCGCACTCAACCCGGTGATCCGGGGTTGGTCGATGTATTACCGCACGGTGGTCGCCAAGAAGGTCTTCGCCTCCTGTGACTACCGGTTGTTCTCGACGTTGCTGCACTGGGCCGGCCGCCGTCACCCGAAGAAGAGCGCGGGCTGGGTATTCGCGAAATACTGGCGACGACGCGATCAAGGCCGTCTGGAATTCGCCACTCTGGACGGTCCGCGGCTCGCTGTCCACGCGGACATTCCCATCAAGCGCCACGTGAAGGTGCGCGGCCACGCCAGCCCTTATGACGGGAACCTGGTCTACTGGGCCAACAGGCTGCGTGACCACCCGCTGACGACGAGCAGGACGGCGATCCTGCTTCGTCGCCAGCGAGGGAAGTGCGCACACTGCCGACTGCTGTTCACCGATGCGGACACCATCACCATAAAACAGTTCGCCCCTCCCCAATGGAACGGGCTGACTGACCTCACGAGGATGCGTGCCCTGCATCAGCACTGCCGCGACAACACCAGCGACCAGACCAAACGAGTCGACATCGCCGAGGTATTCACGCCAAGAACCACATGA
- a CDS encoding transporter substrate-binding domain-containing protein, which translates to MRIRALVAVVSAAAVLSGCGQDVPPGSNALPPPNLPAPTTPAPASPAPSVGDSVELDTSPTIERIKRRRQLLVGVRVDAPQFVSRDPAGEYQGFDVEIARDLAKRIGLAPTQVQFRRLPPTLLLDAVASGNVDVLLGGTADSPQLAAVGPYVVTDSKRYVVIKSDDKKLAEQLQQMLDAAVVDGSWQRAYDATLRPAGINARPH; encoded by the coding sequence ATGCGGATTCGCGCGCTCGTTGCGGTGGTGTCCGCGGCTGCCGTGCTGTCGGGCTGCGGGCAGGATGTGCCGCCCGGGTCGAACGCGTTGCCGCCGCCGAATCTGCCCGCCCCGACCACGCCGGCGCCGGCGAGCCCGGCCCCGTCGGTTGGCGATTCGGTCGAGCTCGACACCTCGCCGACCATCGAGCGGATCAAGCGGCGACGCCAGCTCCTGGTCGGGGTGCGGGTGGACGCGCCGCAGTTCGTCAGCCGCGATCCGGCGGGCGAGTACCAAGGCTTCGACGTCGAGATCGCCCGCGACCTGGCGAAGCGCATCGGCCTCGCCCCGACGCAGGTGCAGTTCCGGCGTCTGCCGCCGACCCTGCTGCTGGACGCGGTGGCCTCGGGCAACGTGGACGTCCTGCTCGGCGGCACCGCCGATTCCCCGCAGCTGGCCGCGGTCGGGCCGTACGTGGTCACCGACAGCAAGCGCTACGTCGTGATCAAGTCGGACGACAAGAAGCTGGCCGAGCAGCTGCAGCAGATGCTGGACGCCGCAGTCGTCGATGGCTCCTGGCAGCGCGCCTACGACGCAACCCTGCGCCCGGCCGGGATCAACGCCCGCCCGCACTGA
- a CDS encoding polysaccharide deacetylase family protein, which produces MDGARPACKRLCRAVVCVCATLLAVLLGVPGSANAQTPRTVVTFTLDDGSVSQISGARILSKYGMRGTFYVVSGSIGARSYLSLDDLRALAAAGHEIGGHTVNHPDIIAVSPDEARREICQDRANLVHWGFRPTSFAYPFGSFNREAEQAAQDCGYNSSRVTGSIRTGHGCSNCAPAESVPPLNPQMVRGTGMIDPEWTLEDLQQVVLRAEASGGGWVPLVLHQTCDFCGPLSISPVVLDQFASWLAQRQANGTVVRTVDQVIGGGFRALVSPPAPAPRDGLVNASLEEPGPRGWVQSSWGQNNPQWTMVGDAHSGRWAQRLDITEYTSGDAKLMQQLDMGEAAPAAHANNTYDLSAWYKSTAPTQLAVYRRDETGVWRYWITSPWFGASADWASAKWTTPSAPEGTTGLSFGLTLAGRGSLTTDDYGLHEHVIPKGEAFCARLPWISLLRWLC; this is translated from the coding sequence ATGGACGGAGCACGCCCGGCCTGCAAACGGCTGTGCAGAGCCGTTGTCTGCGTCTGCGCGACGCTGCTCGCGGTTCTCCTCGGCGTGCCGGGTAGCGCCAACGCCCAGACTCCGCGCACCGTGGTCACCTTCACCCTCGACGACGGCAGCGTTTCGCAGATCTCCGGCGCGCGCATCCTCAGCAAGTACGGGATGCGCGGCACGTTCTACGTGGTATCCGGATCCATCGGCGCGCGCAGCTACCTCAGCCTGGACGACCTGCGCGCGCTCGCCGCCGCCGGGCACGAGATCGGCGGGCACACGGTCAACCACCCCGACATCATCGCCGTCTCGCCGGACGAAGCCCGCCGGGAGATCTGCCAGGACCGCGCCAACCTCGTGCATTGGGGCTTCCGGCCGACCTCGTTCGCCTACCCGTTCGGCAGTTTCAACCGCGAGGCCGAGCAGGCGGCGCAGGACTGCGGGTACAACAGCTCACGAGTCACCGGCAGCATCAGGACCGGGCACGGCTGCTCCAACTGCGCTCCCGCCGAATCGGTGCCACCGCTGAACCCGCAGATGGTGCGCGGCACCGGCATGATCGACCCCGAGTGGACCCTGGAGGACCTGCAGCAGGTGGTGCTGCGGGCCGAGGCCTCCGGTGGCGGTTGGGTTCCGCTGGTGCTGCACCAGACCTGCGACTTCTGCGGCCCGCTGTCGATCAGCCCGGTCGTGCTGGACCAGTTCGCGTCCTGGCTGGCGCAGCGGCAGGCGAACGGCACGGTGGTGCGCACGGTCGACCAGGTGATCGGCGGCGGGTTCCGCGCACTGGTCTCGCCGCCGGCACCCGCACCGCGCGACGGGCTGGTCAACGCGTCGCTGGAAGAACCGGGCCCGCGCGGCTGGGTGCAGAGCAGCTGGGGCCAGAACAATCCACAGTGGACTATGGTCGGGGATGCGCACAGCGGGCGGTGGGCGCAGCGGCTGGACATCACCGAATACACCAGCGGCGATGCGAAGCTGATGCAGCAGCTCGACATGGGCGAGGCGGCTCCGGCCGCGCACGCGAACAACACCTATGACCTCAGCGCCTGGTACAAGTCGACCGCGCCCACCCAACTCGCCGTCTACCGCCGCGACGAGACCGGTGTCTGGCGCTACTGGATCACCAGTCCGTGGTTCGGCGCCTCGGCGGACTGGGCGTCGGCGAAGTGGACGACGCCATCTGCACCGGAGGGCACCACCGGGCTGAGCTTCGGACTCACCCTGGCCGGTCGCGGTTCGCTGACGACTGACGACTACGGCCTGCACGAGCACGTCATCCCGAAAGGCGAAGCCTTCTGCGCCCGCCTGCCTTGGATCTCCCTGCTCCGATGGCTCTGCTGA
- the recA gene encoding recombinase RecA — translation MAATPDKGKALELALAQIDKQYGKGSVMRLGDESRAPIEVIPTGSISLDVALGIGGLPRGRIVEIYGPESSGKTSVALHAVANAQKLGGTAAFIDAEHALDPEYAKAIGVDTDALLVSQPDTGEQALEIADMLIRSGALDVIVIDSVAALVPRAEIEGEMGDSHVGLQARLMSQALRKLTSALYNAKTTAIFINQLREKVGVMFGSPETTTGGKALKFYSSVRLDVRRIETLKDGSDAVGNRTRVKVVKNKVAPPFKQAEFDIIYGIGISREGSLIDMGVEQGIIRKSGAWYTYEGDQLGQGKENARKFMRENPDIANEIEKRIKEKLGIGATLDAENAEPAPVDF, via the coding sequence ATGGCAGCGACACCGGACAAGGGCAAGGCGCTGGAGCTGGCGCTCGCCCAGATCGACAAGCAGTACGGCAAAGGGTCGGTCATGCGGCTCGGCGACGAGTCGCGCGCACCGATCGAGGTCATCCCGACCGGTTCCATCTCGCTGGACGTCGCGCTGGGGATCGGCGGTCTGCCGCGAGGCCGCATCGTGGAGATCTACGGCCCGGAGAGCAGCGGTAAGACCTCCGTGGCGCTGCACGCCGTGGCCAACGCGCAGAAGCTGGGCGGCACCGCGGCATTCATCGACGCCGAGCACGCGCTGGACCCGGAGTACGCCAAGGCGATCGGGGTGGACACCGACGCGCTGCTGGTGTCCCAGCCGGACACCGGCGAGCAGGCGCTGGAGATCGCGGACATGCTGATCCGCTCCGGCGCACTGGACGTCATCGTCATCGACTCGGTGGCGGCGCTGGTGCCGCGCGCCGAGATCGAGGGCGAGATGGGCGACAGCCACGTGGGTCTGCAGGCCCGGCTGATGAGCCAGGCGCTGCGCAAGCTGACCTCCGCGCTCTACAACGCCAAGACCACCGCGATCTTCATCAACCAGCTCCGCGAGAAGGTCGGCGTGATGTTCGGCTCGCCGGAGACCACCACCGGTGGCAAGGCGCTGAAGTTCTACTCGTCGGTGCGCCTGGACGTGCGCCGCATCGAGACGCTGAAGGATGGCTCGGACGCGGTCGGCAACCGGACCCGGGTCAAGGTGGTGAAGAACAAGGTCGCCCCGCCGTTCAAGCAGGCGGAGTTCGACATCATCTACGGCATCGGCATCAGCCGCGAGGGCTCGCTGATCGACATGGGCGTCGAGCAGGGCATCATCCGCAAGTCCGGTGCCTGGTACACCTACGAGGGCGACCAGCTCGGCCAAGGCAAGGAGAACGCCCGCAAGTTCATGCGGGAGAACCCGGACATCGCCAACGAGATCGAGAAGCGGATCAAGGAGAAGCTCGGCATCGGGGCCACGCTGGACGCCGAGAACGCCGAACCGGCGCCGGTGGACTTCTGA